One segment of Gordonia terrae DNA contains the following:
- a CDS encoding GMC family oxidoreductase N-terminal domain-containing protein, protein MFAMGLDRSTEHATDFDVLIVGSGFGGSVSALRLVEKGYCVGVVEAGRRFEDEDFAKTSWRLNRWLWAPKLGLYGIQRIHALKDVMILAGAGVGGGSLNYANTLYKPPTPFFTDPQWNHITDWEDELGPYYDQARRMLGVVTNPTVTASDRVVAEVAAEMGVGDTVTPTPVGVFFGAKTGLSGAPGETVADPYFGGAGPDRTACTECGACMTGCRVGAKNTLLKNYLGLAERNGATIIDRTTVDSLNRRADGVWEVGTHHSSSWGPLGRRRRTITAGQVILAAGTFNTQRLLHHAKLATLPHISDAMGRLTRTNSESILGAMGSRIDPENDYSRGVAITSSFYPEPNTHIEPVRYGKGSNAIAYLQTLLTDGGSRRNRFGQFLRQVARNPLLLVRLLVVRQWSERTVIALVMQNNNNSLTTFVRKRGPLRYVTSKQGHGEPNPTWIPKGNEATRRIAAKLNGGVAGGTWGDIVNMPLTAHYLGGCAISDDPENGVIDPYQRVWNYPTLHIADGASVSANLGVNPSLTICAQAERAAALWPNKGEQDQRPAQGDPYRRIEPTTPRSPVVPADAPGALRLPIIPVVPVTAQRIS, encoded by the coding sequence ATGTTCGCCATGGGATTGGACAGGTCGACCGAACACGCCACCGACTTCGACGTTCTGATCGTCGGCTCCGGGTTCGGCGGGAGCGTGAGTGCGCTGCGGCTCGTGGAGAAGGGGTATTGCGTCGGCGTGGTCGAGGCGGGTCGTCGTTTCGAGGACGAGGACTTCGCCAAGACCAGCTGGCGCCTGAACCGGTGGCTGTGGGCGCCGAAGCTGGGCCTGTACGGCATCCAGCGCATCCACGCACTCAAGGACGTGATGATCCTGGCCGGGGCTGGGGTCGGCGGCGGGTCCCTCAACTACGCCAACACGCTGTACAAGCCCCCGACGCCGTTCTTCACCGATCCGCAGTGGAACCACATCACCGACTGGGAGGACGAACTCGGTCCGTATTACGACCAGGCCCGCCGGATGCTCGGCGTGGTGACCAACCCGACGGTCACCGCCTCGGATCGCGTCGTTGCCGAGGTCGCGGCGGAGATGGGTGTCGGCGACACGGTGACACCGACGCCGGTCGGTGTGTTCTTCGGTGCGAAGACGGGCTTGTCCGGGGCGCCCGGCGAGACCGTCGCCGACCCGTATTTCGGTGGCGCGGGTCCGGATCGGACCGCCTGTACCGAATGCGGCGCATGTATGACCGGATGTCGGGTGGGTGCGAAGAACACTCTGCTGAAGAACTACCTCGGTCTCGCGGAACGCAACGGCGCCACCATCATCGACCGGACAACCGTGGACTCGCTGAACCGGCGCGCCGACGGTGTGTGGGAGGTGGGCACCCATCACTCGTCGTCGTGGGGGCCGCTGGGGCGTCGCCGGCGGACGATCACCGCGGGGCAGGTGATCCTCGCGGCCGGCACGTTCAACACCCAGCGACTCCTGCATCACGCGAAACTCGCTACGCTGCCGCATATCTCGGACGCGATGGGCAGGCTCACGCGAACGAACTCGGAGTCGATCCTGGGCGCGATGGGTTCCCGGATCGACCCGGAGAACGACTACTCGCGCGGGGTCGCGATCACCTCGTCGTTCTATCCGGAACCGAACACGCACATCGAGCCGGTGCGATACGGCAAGGGCTCCAACGCGATCGCGTACCTGCAGACCCTGCTGACCGACGGCGGGAGCCGACGCAACCGGTTCGGCCAGTTCCTCCGCCAGGTCGCCCGCAATCCGTTGCTGCTCGTGCGGCTGCTCGTGGTGCGGCAGTGGAGCGAGCGGACCGTGATCGCACTGGTCATGCAGAACAACAACAATTCACTGACCACCTTCGTCCGCAAGCGCGGACCGCTTCGGTATGTCACCAGCAAGCAGGGCCACGGCGAACCGAACCCCACCTGGATTCCCAAGGGCAACGAGGCGACTCGGCGGATCGCGGCGAAGCTGAACGGCGGTGTCGCAGGCGGAACGTGGGGCGACATCGTCAACATGCCGCTGACGGCGCATTATCTCGGCGGGTGCGCGATCTCCGACGACCCGGAGAACGGTGTCATCGATCCGTACCAGCGCGTGTGGAACTACCCGACGCTGCACATCGCCGACGGTGCGTCGGTGTCGGCCAACCTCGGTGTCAATCCGTCGCTGACGATCTGCGCGCAGGCGGAACGCGCAGCGGCGCTGTGGCCGAACAAGGGGGAACAGGATCAGCGCCCCGCACAGGGTGACCCGTACCGCCGCATCGAGCCGACGACGCCGAGGTCGCCGGTGGTCCCGGCCGACGCGCCGGGCGCCCTCCGGTTGCCGATCATCCCCGTCGTACCGGTCACGGCCCAGCGGATCTCGTAG
- the guaB gene encoding IMP dehydrogenase: MTAVRTGGDDPGKVAMLGLTFDDVLLLPSASDVIPSEVDTSSRVTKSVTLRVPLVSSAMDTVTESRMAIAMARAGGMGVLHRNLSIEEQAGQVETVKRSEAGMVTDPVTCTPSHTLAEVDAMCARYRISGLPVVDDKGELVGIITNRDMRFEVDQSRPVAEVMTKAPLITAQEGVSAEAALGLLRRHKIEKLPIVDGNGRLTGLITVKDFVKTEQHPLATKDSDGRLLVGAAVGTGDPQWDRAMALADAGADVIIVDTAHAHNRLVLDMVAKLKAEVGDRVDVVGGNVATREAAQALVDAGADAVKVGVGPGSICTTRVVAGVGAPQITAILEAVAVCQKAGVPVIADGGLQYSGDIAKALAAGASTAMLGSLLAGTAEAPGELVLVNGKQFKSYRGMGSLGAMQGRGQAKSYSKDRYFQDDVLKEEKLVPEGIEGRVPFRGPLSQVIHQLVGGLRAAMGYTGASTIPDLQTARFVQITAAGLKESHPHDITLTAEAPNYYSR, from the coding sequence ATGACTGCTGTTCGTACCGGTGGAGACGATCCCGGCAAGGTCGCGATGCTCGGCCTGACCTTCGACGACGTCCTGTTGCTGCCCTCGGCGTCGGACGTGATCCCCAGCGAGGTCGACACCTCGTCGCGGGTGACCAAGAGCGTGACGTTGCGGGTCCCGCTGGTGAGTTCGGCGATGGACACCGTGACCGAGTCCCGGATGGCGATCGCCATGGCCCGTGCCGGCGGTATGGGTGTCCTGCACCGCAATCTGTCGATCGAGGAACAGGCCGGTCAGGTCGAGACGGTCAAGCGGTCCGAGGCCGGGATGGTCACCGATCCGGTCACCTGCACGCCTTCCCACACGCTCGCCGAGGTGGATGCGATGTGTGCGCGCTACCGCATCTCGGGCCTGCCCGTCGTCGACGACAAGGGTGAGCTCGTCGGCATCATCACCAACCGCGACATGCGCTTCGAGGTCGACCAGAGCCGACCGGTCGCCGAGGTCATGACCAAGGCGCCGCTGATCACCGCCCAGGAAGGGGTCTCCGCGGAGGCCGCGCTGGGACTGCTGCGCCGGCACAAGATCGAGAAGCTGCCGATCGTCGACGGCAACGGCCGGCTGACCGGACTCATCACCGTCAAGGACTTCGTCAAGACCGAGCAGCATCCGCTGGCGACCAAGGACTCCGACGGACGGTTGCTCGTGGGCGCAGCCGTCGGCACCGGCGACCCGCAGTGGGACCGTGCGATGGCACTCGCCGACGCCGGAGCGGACGTGATCATCGTGGACACCGCCCACGCGCACAACCGGCTCGTGCTCGACATGGTGGCCAAGCTGAAGGCCGAGGTCGGCGACCGCGTGGACGTGGTCGGCGGCAACGTGGCGACCCGTGAGGCCGCGCAGGCGCTCGTCGATGCCGGTGCCGATGCGGTGAAGGTCGGCGTCGGCCCGGGTTCGATCTGCACCACCCGCGTCGTCGCGGGCGTCGGCGCCCCCCAGATCACCGCGATCCTCGAAGCGGTGGCGGTCTGCCAGAAGGCCGGTGTGCCCGTGATCGCCGACGGCGGTCTGCAGTACTCCGGCGACATCGCCAAGGCACTCGCCGCCGGCGCGTCGACCGCGATGCTCGGTTCGCTGCTCGCGGGCACCGCCGAGGCGCCCGGCGAGCTGGTCCTCGTCAACGGAAAGCAGTTCAAGAGCTACCGCGGCATGGGCTCGCTCGGTGCGATGCAGGGGCGTGGGCAGGCGAAGTCGTACTCGAAGGACCGCTACTTCCAGGACGACGTCCTGAAGGAGGAGAAGCTGGTTCCCGAGGGCATCGAGGGACGCGTGCCGTTCCGGGGCCCGCTGTCGCAGGTGATCCACCAGCTGGTCGGCGGCCTGCGTGCCGCCATGGGCTACACCGGCGCGTCGACGATCCCGGATCTGCAGACTGCGCGGTTCGTCCAGATCACCGCGGCGGGACTCAAGGAATCCCATCCGCACGACATCACTCTGACCGCCGAGGCACCCAACTACTATTCCCGCTGA
- a CDS encoding GuaB3 family IMP dehydrogenase-related protein produces the protein MRDLVEIGMGRTARRTYELGDISIVPSRRTRSSKDVSTAWQIDAYRFSSPILSHPTDALVSPSVAIELGKLGALGVLNGEGLWARHRDVEAKIAELVAIAAEDPDPYAAVRHLQKLHAAPLDSGLLGEAVAQVRDAGVTTAVRVSPQHAPELTPALLAAGVEILVVHGTIISAEHVAQVDADGAAREPLNLKTFIADLDVPVIAGGVHDHRTALHLMRTGAAGVIVGYGSAAGATTTGEVLGIGVPMATAIADAAAARRDYLDETGGRYVHVIADGDIHSSGDLVKAIACGADAAVLGTSLAATSSAPGNGWYWPSAAAHPDTPRGALLQVAAGEDRPSLERVLNGPSDDPYGELNVVGALRRAMAKAGYCDLKEFQRVGLSVHA, from the coding sequence GTGCGTGACCTCGTCGAAATCGGCATGGGCCGGACAGCCCGACGGACCTACGAACTGGGGGACATCAGCATCGTCCCGTCCCGTCGGACCCGTTCGTCCAAGGACGTCTCCACGGCGTGGCAGATCGATGCCTACCGGTTCTCCTCGCCGATCCTGAGTCACCCGACCGATGCCCTGGTGTCGCCGTCGGTCGCGATCGAGCTCGGCAAGCTCGGTGCGCTGGGGGTCCTGAACGGCGAGGGGCTGTGGGCCCGTCATCGCGACGTCGAGGCCAAGATCGCCGAACTCGTCGCGATCGCGGCGGAGGATCCGGATCCCTATGCAGCGGTTCGGCATCTGCAGAAGCTGCACGCGGCTCCGCTCGACAGCGGCCTGCTGGGCGAGGCCGTGGCGCAGGTCCGCGATGCCGGCGTCACCACGGCCGTGCGGGTCAGCCCTCAGCATGCGCCGGAACTGACCCCGGCGCTGCTGGCCGCCGGGGTCGAGATCCTGGTGGTGCACGGCACGATCATCTCGGCCGAGCACGTGGCACAGGTCGACGCCGACGGCGCCGCGCGCGAACCGCTCAACCTCAAGACCTTCATCGCCGACCTCGACGTGCCCGTCATCGCGGGCGGCGTGCACGATCACCGCACCGCCCTGCACCTGATGCGGACGGGCGCCGCGGGCGTCATCGTCGGCTACGGCTCGGCCGCGGGTGCCACCACGACCGGCGAGGTCCTCGGCATCGGTGTGCCGATGGCGACCGCCATCGCCGACGCCGCCGCCGCGCGACGCGACTACCTGGACGAGACGGGCGGTCGCTACGTCCACGTCATCGCCGACGGCGACATCCACAGCTCGGGCGACCTGGTCAAGGCGATCGCCTGCGGCGCCGACGCCGCGGTTCTCGGAACCTCGCTCGCCGCAACGAGTTCGGCGCCCGGCAACGGCTGGTACTGGCCGTCGGCCGCGGCGCACCCGGACACCCCGCGCGGCGCGCTCCTGCAGGTCGCCGCGGGCGAGGACCGCCCGAGTCTCGAGCGTGTCCTCAACGGACCGTCCGATGATCCCTACGGCGAACTGAACGTCGTCGGCGCGCTGCGTCGTGCCATGGCGAAGGCCGGGTACTGCGATCTGAAGGAGTTCCAGCGCGTGGGGCTGTCCGTCCACGCCTGA
- a CDS encoding energy-coupling factor ABC transporter ATP-binding protein has product MIEFENVSHAYDGRVVLRDVSLTLSENRIGIVGANGSGKSTLARMINALVVPDSGTVTVDGLPVAKSKREVRRRVGFIFSDPDRQIIMPTVLEDIELSLRRTDLDKAARTDRAREVLARFGLAAHADHPAQRLSGGQKQLLALASIFVTDPAIIVADEPTTLLDLRNTRMLTRVFDTLDEQLIVVSHDLDILTGFDRVIAIDEGRVVADDSPGPALAAYRRLMS; this is encoded by the coding sequence ATGATCGAGTTCGAGAACGTCTCGCACGCCTACGACGGTCGTGTCGTGCTGCGTGACGTCTCGCTCACGTTGTCGGAGAACCGCATCGGGATCGTCGGTGCCAACGGCAGCGGTAAGTCGACGCTGGCGCGGATGATCAACGCGCTCGTCGTCCCCGACTCGGGGACGGTCACCGTCGACGGCCTGCCGGTCGCGAAGAGCAAGCGCGAGGTCCGCCGGCGGGTGGGGTTCATCTTCTCCGACCCCGACCGCCAGATCATCATGCCGACGGTACTGGAGGACATCGAACTGTCCCTCCGCCGTACCGATCTCGACAAAGCGGCGCGCACCGACCGCGCCCGCGAGGTGCTCGCGCGATTCGGACTCGCCGCCCACGCCGATCACCCGGCGCAACGTCTGTCGGGCGGGCAGAAGCAACTCCTCGCCCTCGCGTCGATCTTCGTGACCGACCCGGCGATCATCGTCGCCGACGAGCCCACCACCCTGCTCGACCTGCGCAACACCCGCATGCTCACCAGGGTCTTCGACACCCTCGACGAACAGCTCATCGTCGTCAGCCACGACCTCGACATCCTCACCGGCTTCGACCGGGTGATCGCCATCGACGAGGGCCGGGTCGTCGCCGATGATTCGCCCGGTCCCGCACTCGCGGCGTACCGCAGGCTGATGTCATGA
- a CDS encoding DUF5319 domain-containing protein, with amino-acid sequence MRDHLPPGLPPDPFADDPSDPASALDSVEPGIPLDENERLAVEEDLADLALYEALLTNRGVRGLVVVCEDCHEDHYHDWDMLRANLIQLLIDGTVRPHEPAVDPRPDAYVTWDYCRGYADARSHLDDER; translated from the coding sequence GTGCGTGACCACCTGCCACCCGGCCTCCCGCCGGACCCGTTCGCCGACGATCCCAGCGATCCCGCATCCGCCTTGGACAGCGTGGAACCGGGTATCCCGCTGGACGAGAACGAACGGCTCGCGGTCGAAGAGGATCTCGCCGATCTCGCACTCTACGAGGCGTTGCTGACAAATCGCGGTGTGCGCGGCCTCGTCGTGGTCTGCGAAGACTGCCACGAAGACCACTACCACGACTGGGACATGCTGCGCGCCAACCTGATCCAGCTTCTCATCGATGGCACCGTCCGACCCCATGAGCCGGCGGTGGACCCACGCCCGGATGCCTACGTCACGTGGGACTACTGCCGCGGGTACGCAGACGCACGCAGCCATCTCGACGACGAACGCTGA
- the guaA gene encoding glutamine-hydrolyzing GMP synthase yields MTDSSATDSPANSPEDFLEGPRPVLVVDFGAQYAQLIARRVREARIYSEVISHDAPIEKIQEKDPVAIILSGGPSSVYAEDAPDLDPALFDLDVPVFGICYGFQAMADKLGGEVANTGGREFGRTTLTVNGEGVLHQGLSDTQPVWMSHNDAVQSPPEGFTVTGSTPGAPVASFENLKRRMAGVQYHPEVLHTPHGQQILTRFLYEIAGLEATWTAANIADALIDAVADQIGDGRAICGLSGGVDSAVAAALVQRAIGDRLTCVFVDHGLLRAGEREQVQHDFVGATGAKLVTVDAADVFLRELAGVSDPETKRKIIGREFIRSFEGAVSEVLGEEAEAGEKVDFLVQGTLYPDVVESGGGSGTANIKSHHNVGGLPDDLEFSLVEPLRLLFKDEVRAVGRELGLPEEIVARQPFPGPGLAIRIVGEVTGDRLELLRKADLIAREELTAAGLDSQIWQCPVVLLADVRSVGVQGDGRTYGHPIVLRPVSSEDAMTADWTRVPYEVLEIISTRITNEVAEVNRVVLDVTSKPPGTIEWE; encoded by the coding sequence GTGACAGACTCTTCTGCGACAGATTCTCCTGCGAACTCCCCCGAGGATTTCCTCGAGGGTCCGCGGCCGGTGCTCGTCGTCGACTTCGGCGCGCAGTACGCGCAGCTGATCGCCCGCCGGGTGCGCGAGGCACGCATCTACTCCGAGGTGATCTCCCACGACGCTCCGATCGAGAAGATCCAGGAGAAGGATCCGGTTGCGATCATCCTGTCGGGTGGTCCCTCCTCGGTGTACGCCGAGGACGCGCCCGATCTCGATCCGGCCCTCTTCGACCTCGACGTCCCGGTGTTCGGCATCTGCTACGGATTCCAGGCGATGGCCGACAAGCTCGGTGGCGAGGTCGCCAACACCGGCGGCCGCGAGTTCGGGCGCACCACGCTGACCGTCAACGGCGAAGGTGTTCTGCATCAGGGCCTGTCGGACACCCAGCCGGTGTGGATGAGCCACAACGACGCCGTGCAGAGTCCGCCCGAGGGATTCACCGTCACCGGGTCGACGCCCGGTGCGCCGGTCGCGTCGTTCGAGAACCTCAAGCGCCGGATGGCCGGGGTGCAGTATCACCCCGAGGTGCTGCACACGCCGCACGGCCAGCAGATCCTCACGCGCTTCCTCTACGAGATCGCGGGCCTCGAGGCCACCTGGACCGCCGCGAACATCGCCGACGCGCTGATCGACGCGGTCGCCGACCAGATCGGCGACGGACGGGCCATCTGCGGACTGTCCGGCGGAGTCGATTCGGCGGTGGCGGCCGCGCTCGTGCAGCGGGCCATCGGGGATCGGCTGACCTGTGTCTTCGTCGACCACGGACTGCTGCGCGCGGGTGAACGCGAACAGGTGCAGCACGATTTCGTGGGCGCGACCGGCGCCAAACTCGTCACCGTCGACGCCGCGGACGTGTTCCTGCGCGAGTTGGCCGGCGTGAGCGATCCGGAGACCAAGCGCAAGATCATCGGCCGGGAGTTCATCCGGTCGTTCGAGGGTGCGGTCAGCGAGGTCCTCGGCGAGGAGGCAGAGGCGGGAGAGAAGGTCGACTTCCTCGTGCAGGGCACGCTGTATCCCGACGTCGTCGAGTCCGGCGGCGGCAGCGGGACGGCGAACATCAAAAGCCACCACAACGTGGGCGGCCTACCCGACGACCTCGAGTTCAGCCTGGTGGAACCGCTGCGGCTGCTCTTCAAGGACGAGGTGCGCGCGGTCGGCCGCGAACTCGGGCTGCCCGAAGAGATCGTCGCACGTCAGCCGTTCCCCGGACCGGGTCTGGCGATCCGGATCGTCGGCGAGGTCACCGGCGACCGTCTGGAGTTGTTGCGCAAGGCCGACCTGATCGCCCGGGAAGAACTCACCGCGGCCGGGCTCGACTCGCAGATCTGGCAGTGCCCGGTGGTCTTGCTCGCCGACGTCCGCAGTGTGGGCGTCCAGGGAGACGGCCGGACCTACGGTCACCCGATCGTCCTGCGCCCGGTGTCGAGCGAGGACGCGATGACGGCCGACTGGACGCGCGTGCCCTACGAGGTGCTCGAGATCATCTCGACCCGTATCACCAATGAGGTGGCCGAGGTCAACCGCGTGGTGCTCGACGTGACGAGCAAGCCGCCGGGCACCATCGAATGGGAATGA
- a CDS encoding biotin transporter BioY encodes MTASPETPHRWSLSIGDLTQAAVFAALIAALGLPGTINIGSSGVPITLQSLGVILAGAVLGPKKGTLAVVLFMVLAIAGLPILAGGRNGYTSLSSPTAGFFIGFLPAVIVIGVLTAMMLGVGTTPRYRVIWGIGINVLGGIVVLYVFGIVGMLLRTDLTVWAALTANGPFIPGDIAKAVVAALVAAQVHRGRPGLIAPMRLSRRAGVAGS; translated from the coding sequence ATGACTGCATCGCCGGAAACCCCCCATCGCTGGTCGCTGAGCATCGGCGACCTCACCCAGGCCGCCGTGTTCGCCGCGCTGATCGCCGCGCTCGGACTGCCCGGGACCATCAACATCGGCTCCAGCGGTGTGCCGATCACCCTCCAGTCGCTCGGCGTCATCCTCGCCGGTGCGGTTCTCGGACCCAAGAAGGGAACCCTCGCGGTCGTGCTCTTCATGGTGCTCGCGATCGCCGGGCTGCCGATCCTCGCCGGCGGCCGCAACGGGTACACCTCGCTCTCCTCGCCCACCGCGGGCTTCTTCATCGGGTTCCTGCCCGCCGTCATCGTGATCGGCGTGCTGACCGCGATGATGCTCGGTGTCGGCACCACCCCGCGCTACCGCGTGATCTGGGGCATCGGCATCAACGTGCTCGGCGGAATCGTCGTGCTCTACGTGTTCGGGATCGTCGGCATGCTCCTGCGCACCGACCTGACGGTGTGGGCGGCGTTGACCGCCAACGGCCCGTTCATCCCGGGTGACATCGCGAAGGCCGTGGTCGCCGCGCTGGTCGCCGCCCAGGTCCATCGCGGGCGGCCCGGACTCATCGCACCGATGCGACTGTCGCGGCGTGCCGGCGTCGCCGGCAGCTGA
- a CDS encoding energy-coupling factor transporter transmembrane component T family protein, which translates to MNALGVYRPGNTLVHRLPAGFKFLAMGVLILVLSLTVRSLPALGIATLGVAVIYALAGIGPREAWRQLRPLLWLLLFIFAFQVVFTDWRRAVVICGVLALSVALAAVVSLTTRTTDMLDTIVRALGPLARFGVRVDLIAIALALTIRAIPLMVEVVREVDEARKARGLRPGPRILVAPVVLAALRTADGFADTLTARGLD; encoded by the coding sequence ATGAACGCGCTCGGCGTCTACCGGCCCGGCAACACCCTCGTGCACCGCCTGCCCGCCGGATTCAAGTTCCTCGCGATGGGCGTGCTCATCCTCGTGCTGTCGCTGACCGTGCGGTCGCTGCCGGCGCTCGGGATCGCAACCCTCGGCGTCGCAGTGATCTACGCACTGGCCGGGATCGGCCCCCGCGAGGCATGGCGGCAGCTGCGCCCGCTGCTGTGGCTGCTGCTGTTCATCTTCGCGTTCCAGGTCGTGTTCACCGATTGGCGACGGGCCGTGGTGATCTGCGGGGTCCTCGCGCTGTCGGTCGCGCTCGCCGCCGTCGTCTCGCTGACCACCCGCACCACGGACATGCTCGACACGATCGTCCGAGCACTGGGGCCGCTGGCCCGCTTCGGGGTGCGCGTGGACCTGATCGCGATCGCGTTGGCCCTCACCATCCGTGCGATCCCACTGATGGTCGAGGTGGTGCGCGAGGTCGACGAGGCCCGCAAGGCCCGCGGACTCCGACCCGGGCCACGCATCCTCGTCGCACCGGTCGTGCTCGCCGCGCTGCGCACCGCCGACGGCTTCGCCGACACCCTCACCGCGCGCGGCCTGGACTGA
- a CDS encoding epimerase codes for MSGTESPTVVLAGGSGSLGTHLATDLAARGHHPVILTRRIDPSSPFEQVMWDGKTQGDWVEVLAADRPTAVVNLAGKLVDCRPTEANIAALRSSRVDATRALVVASRSRSTPISYWLQSSTTAIWSDAGDQWCTESTPVPLGLPQMTGVAQPWEDAVDGANTDHLTVLRTSIVLDADAPAMRRLAGLTRFGLGGRVGDGRQWFSWIHIDDWLAIARAALRVDDAVSLPDGVVVAASPYPVRNTELMAMLRAEIGRPPAPPTPAWLLKLGAVVLRTDPALGLTGRRARSDVLADVGFEFRFPRLEDALSDLL; via the coding sequence ATGTCGGGCACAGAGTCGCCGACCGTGGTGTTGGCGGGCGGAAGTGGTTCGCTGGGAACGCATCTCGCGACCGATCTCGCCGCGCGCGGACACCATCCGGTCATCCTGACGCGGCGGATCGATCCGTCGTCGCCCTTCGAGCAGGTGATGTGGGACGGCAAGACCCAGGGCGACTGGGTCGAAGTGCTGGCCGCGGATCGCCCGACGGCGGTGGTGAACCTCGCGGGCAAGCTCGTGGACTGTCGCCCCACCGAGGCCAACATCGCCGCGCTGCGGAGCAGTCGGGTGGATGCGACTCGCGCTCTCGTCGTCGCCTCCCGGTCGCGGTCGACCCCCATCTCGTACTGGTTGCAGTCCAGCACGACGGCGATCTGGAGCGACGCAGGCGACCAGTGGTGCACGGAGTCGACGCCGGTCCCCCTCGGCCTGCCACAGATGACCGGCGTCGCGCAGCCGTGGGAGGACGCGGTGGACGGCGCGAACACCGATCACCTGACCGTGCTGCGGACGTCGATCGTCCTCGACGCGGATGCCCCGGCCATGCGCCGTCTCGCCGGCCTGACGAGATTCGGTCTCGGCGGGCGGGTCGGCGACGGCCGGCAGTGGTTCAGCTGGATTCACATCGACGACTGGCTCGCGATCGCCCGCGCGGCACTGCGCGTCGACGACGCGGTGTCTCTTCCCGACGGTGTCGTCGTGGCGGCGAGTCCGTATCCGGTGCGCAACACCGAGCTCATGGCGATGCTGCGCGCGGAGATCGGACGCCCGCCGGCGCCGCCGACGCCGGCCTGGTTGCTGAAACTCGGTGCGGTGGTGCTGCGTACGGATCCGGCGCTCGGGCTCACGGGACGCCGTGCGCGATCGGATGTCCTGGCCGATGTCGGGTTCGAGTTCCGCTTTCCCCGGCTCGAGGACGCACTCTCGGATCTGCTCTGA